The proteins below are encoded in one region of Hordeum vulgare subsp. vulgare chromosome 3H, MorexV3_pseudomolecules_assembly, whole genome shotgun sequence:
- the LOC123443084 gene encoding shaggy-related protein kinase GSK1 translates to MDAPPGPEPMVLDAPPPLAAAVPAHVVAEKARTEGGDPVTGHIISTTIGGKNGEPKRTISYMAERVVGTGSFGIVFQAKCLETGETVAIKKVLQDRRYKNRELQLMRSMDHPNVVSLKHCFFSTTSRDELFLNLVMEYVPETLYRVLKHYSNANQRMPLIYVKLYMYQLFRGLAYVHTVPGVCHRDVKPQNVLVDPLTHQVKICDFGSAKVLVPGEPNIAYICSRYYRAPELIFGATEYTTSIDIWSAGCVLAELLLGQPLFPGETAVDQLVEIIKVLGTPTREEIRCMNPNYTEFRFPQIKAHPWHKIFHKRMPAEAIDLASRLLQYSPNLRCTALDACAHSFFDELREPNARLPNGRPFPPLFNFKPELANASPELINRLVPEHVRRQNGLNFAHAGS, encoded by the exons atggacgcgccgccggggCCGGAGCCCATGGTGCTGGACGCGCCGCccccgctcgccgccgccgtcccggCCCACGTTGTCGCCGAGAAG GCGAGGACCGAGGGGGGCGACCCTGTTACCGGCCACATCATCTCCACAACCATCGGCGGGAAGAACGGCGAGCCCAAGAGG ACAATTAGCTACATGGCTGAGCGAGTAGTAGGAACTGGTTCATTTGGGATTGTCTTCCAG GCTAAGTGCTTGGAGACTGGAGAGACCGtggccatcaagaaggtgctgcaGGACCGCCGTTACAAGAACCGTGAGCTGCAGCTTATGCGCTCCATGGACCATCCCAATGTCGTCTCTCTGAAGCACTGCTTCTTCTCGACCACAAGCAGGGATGAGCTGTTCCTGAACCTTGTCATGGAGTATGTCCCTGAGACTCTATACCGTGTGCTCAAACACTACAGCAATGCCAACCAGCGGATGCCGCTTATCTATGTCAAGCTTTACATGTATCAG CTTTTTAGAGGGTTAGCTTATGTTCATACTGTTCCAGGAGTTTGCCACAGGGATGTGAAACCACAAAATGTTTTG GTTGATCCTCTAACCCATCAAGTCAAGATCTGTGACTTTGGAAGTGCAAAAGTTCTG GTACCTGGTGAACCCAACATAGCATACATATGCTCTCGCTACTATCGTGCTCCTGAGCTCATATTTGGTGCAACTGAATATACAACCTCAATAGACATATGGTCAGCTGGATGTGTTCTTGCAGAGTTACTTCTTGGTCAG CCTCTGTTTCCAGGAGAGACTGCGGTTGATCAGCTAGTCGAGATTATCAAG GTTCTTGGTACTCCAACCCGTGAGGAAATTCGGTGCATGAACCCCAACTATACCGAGTTCAGGTTTCCTCAGATTAAGGCTCATCCTTGGCACAAG ATTTTCCACAAGAGAATGCCCGCTGAAGCTATAGATCTTGCCTCCCGCCTTCTCCAATATTCACCAAATCTGCGTTGCACTGCT CTTGATGCATGTGCACATTCCTTCTTTGATGAGCTACGTGAGCCGAATGCACGCTTGCCGAATGGCCGCCCATTCCCTCCTCTGTTCAACTTCAAACCTGAA CTAGCCAACGCCTCTCCAGAGCTGATCAACAGGCTTGTTCCGGAACATGTTCGACGGCAAAATGGCCTCAACTTCGCCCATGCTGGGAGCTAG